A single Aspergillus chevalieri M1 DNA, chromosome 3, nearly complete sequence DNA region contains:
- a CDS encoding uncharacterized protein (COG:T;~EggNog:ENOG410PWKG;~InterPro:IPR000719,IPR011009,IPR008271;~go_function: GO:0004672 - protein kinase activity [Evidence IEA];~go_function: GO:0005524 - ATP binding [Evidence IEA];~go_process: GO:0006468 - protein phosphorylation [Evidence IEA]) gives MCDGQDITYGLIGHLKKDRKPCDVEYVRSVSEKTLLGLELQHQRGIVHTDLKPANILFSTAGVRQYDELMRPALNPAVLLEGVERDDNAPKYLVSPQQRRVRLDSMKTSNILAKVGDLAGALRSDQFDRILVTPLALHASELIDQRPWDDKIDIWTLGCLSN, from the exons ATGTGTGACGGCCAGGACATCACATATGGATTAATTGGTCATTTGAAGAAGGATAGAAAGCCTTGTGATGTGGAATATGTGCGGTCGGTTTCTGAAAAGACCTTGTTAGGGTTGGAACTCCAGCATCAACGGGGTATTGTTCATACTGACTTGAAGCCTGCGAATATCTTGTTTTCGACTGCGGGAGTCAGACAATATGATGAGCTTATGAGACCTGCTCTCAATCCTGCTGTACTGTTGGAAGGGGTGGAGCGGGATGATAATGCTCCAAAGTATCTGGTATCGCCACAGCAGCGTCGGGTGCGTCTGGATAGTATGAAGACGTCTAATATATTGGCTAAGGTTGGTGATTTGGCTGGAG CATTACGAAGTGACCAGTTCGATCGGATACTAGTAACCCCACTAGCCTTGCACGCTTCTGAACTAATTGACCAGAGGCCTTGGGATGACAAAATTGATATCTGGACTTTGGGTTGTCTA TCGAACTAG
- a CDS encoding uncharacterized protein (COG:S;~EggNog:ENOG410QDK1;~InterPro:IPR031475,IPR010737,IPR037051,IPR042213;~PFAM:PF17042,PF07005), whose protein sequence is MPSPQVYPVLPRADTLAQLPPEYPTDAQDQITHLLSTSSLNRLVVLDDDPTGTQTCHDISVLAVWDIDTLVEEFQRPSPGFFILTNSRALPPAEAEILIYEICRNVAQAAKATKQIVDIVLRSDSTLRGHFPLEVDVAQSVFGEADAWILAPFFYQGGRFTISDVHYVAEGERLVPAGGTQFAKDATFGYESSNLSDYVMEKAPGRFKSEQLHSISIGDIRNGGPQGVCEKLLGISGGGVVIVNAAAESDMHVFVAGLLLAEAKGKHFLYRTGAAFVSSRLGIRSKAPIIANELHLPSPRNTGGLILVGSYVSKTTAQVHTLINRRKEDGKELAIIEIKVEELLESHESALRTIQSIVKETEQYLQAGKDTLVMTSRKLVTGDDKISSLAIGTTVAEAVVRVLQEIEVRPRYIIAKGGITSSDAATKGLNIKRALVVGQAAPGVPLWRCDEHSSRHRGAPFVVFPGNVGSESTLYELVEAWH, encoded by the exons ATGCCATCGCCTCAAGTCTACCCAGTCCTCCCCCGCGCCGACACCCTAGCCCAACTCCCCCCCGAATATCCCACTGACGCACAAGACCAAATAACGCACCTCctctcaacatcctccctaAACCgcctcgtcgtcctcgacGACGACCCAACCGGAACCCAAACCTGTCACGATATCTCCGTCCTCGCCGTCTGGGACATTGACACTCTGGTCGAGGAGTTCCAGCGCCCCTCCCCGGGCTTCTTCATCCTAACAAATTCTCGCGCACTCCCGCCCGCAGAGGCAGAAATTCTGATCTACGAGATCTGTCGGAACGTAGCACAAGCCGCTAAAGCTACCAAACAAATTGTCGATATTGTCCTCCGCAGTGATAGTACGCTACGAGGCCACTTCCCGCTCGAGGTGGATGTCGCGCAGTCTGTGTTCGGGGAGGCGGATGCGTGGATCCTAGCGCCGTTTTTCTATCAAGGGGGTAGATTTACTATCAGTGATGTGCACTATGTTGCGGAGGGGGAGAGGCTGGTTCCGGCCGGAGGGACGCAGTTTGCAAAAGATGCGACGTTTGGGTATGAGAGTTCGAATCTGAGTGATTATGTTATGGAGAAGGCGCCTGGACGGTTTAAGTCGGAGCAGTTGCATTCCATTTCTATTGGGGATATTCGGAATGGAGGTCCGCAAGGGGTTTGTGAGAAGCTTTTGGGTATCTCTGGGGGAGGGGTGGTGATTGTCAATGCGGCTGCTGAGTCGGATATGCATGTTTTTGTGGCTGGGTTGCTGTTAG CCGAAGCAAAGGGAAAGCACTTCCTCTACCGCACAGGCGCAGCGTTCGTATCCTCCCGTCTAGGAATCCGCTCTAAGGCACCCATCATAGCAAATGAACTCCACCTACCCTCTCCCAGAAATACAGGCGGACTGATACTCGTCGGTTCCTATGTCTCCAAGACCACCGCGCAGGTGCACACATTGATCAACCGCAGAAAGGAAGACGGCAAAGAACTAGCCATAATCGAAATCAAGGTGGAAGAGCTTCTTGAATCACACGAATCCGCACTTCGCACGATCCAGAGCATCGTCAAAGAAACAGAGCAATATCTCCAAGCTGGGAAAGATACATTGGTCATGACGAGCCGGAAACTCGTAACCGGCGACGACAAAATATCCTCCCTGGCAATCGGCACGACTGTCGCGGAAGCAGTCGTGAGAGTACTGCAAGAGATTGAAGTACGGCCGCGGTATATCATTGCAAAG GGCGGAATCACCTCATCCGACGCCGCTACTAAAGGCCTTAATATCAAGCGTGCGCTGGTCGTCGGACAAGCTGCACCGGGTGTACCACTTTGGCGATGTGATGAGCATTCATCCAGGCACCGGGGTGCTCCGTTTGTAGTCTTTCCGGGAAATGTGGGGAGTGAGTCGACGTTGTATGAGCTGGTGGAGGCGTGGCATTGA
- a CDS encoding ATP-binding protein (COG:S;~EggNog:ENOG410PPVP;~InterPro:IPR027417) yields the protein MATAITSWVLNPIQSLIMSRPRTRKLWCTLSHDLQQSFPIECAADQDDIDTLKKKIWEEIREKIKNTILHYSDLKLYCPVVQLNYEEEFDVKNGEFLHPRRMITSNPSFPESKDPNVDIVVVVSGDTTTRKRKRSESQGANIPRTLSIAEHQLICPRERTVSKLAAILDDMNIVHVRGTPASGKTRLSELLRDYYRKEGRKAFLIKKWEELDSEDPWGSLIELVKKKNKELEGVSTTSFTVTSSQSKHDLSWVLTSNTVIIVDEAQTTYSDDTLWNTIFKERLTPNVYKFKLCLFCSYGSPATGPDQTFFTPVRLSNRQCISFTPQGQQNSPPIGLFYDKEEFKDVVSRLLTFQYEERFNFDEGALEYIFALSNGHPGAVTSIVDVLYEAYRQDIKHEHIRTLTEDHIIWFLEDAATVFDKLSTRPVNRSFPDISRATNGISNTLCKITEEGSIPFDINDASIKFCYQKGWIHRVALDGDDIAVLPSRLHEKYIEYSIGTMSITLPARFDSLPKLCKEILCEFSIRILRRSAEGKKISSASQPRPVEAQYQDEFYGGFTHVAGRGVPISSEWSRTKDGRVDFYIPEKKWAIELLRNHDKVDEHISRFKEGGKYHPWLKENMVKDWIIIDCATSLPTKEFSEPRLWHAVFINDYSELQLYNYQKVLMMSVHLRN from the exons ATGgccaccgccatcaccagctgggtgctcaatccaatccaatctttgaTAATGTCTCGACCGCGTACTCGCAAGTTATGGTGCACTTTATCCCATGATCTTCAGCAGTCATTTCCTATAGAGTGTGCTGCAGACCAAGATGATATTGACactctcaaaaagaagatctGGGAAGAAATCAGGGAAAAAATCAAGAATACCATACTTCACTACAGTGATCTCAAGCTCTACTGCCCTGTTGTGCAACTCAAttatgaagaggagtttgatgtgaaaaatggtgaattcctacatccacgccgaatgatcacGTCCAACCCATCCTTccctgaaagcaaggatccaaatgtggatattgttgttgttgtgagcggagATACCACTAcacggaaacggaagcgctctGAATCACAAGGTG CGAATATACCTCGGACACTGTCCATCGCAGAGCATCAGTTGATATGCCCTCGAGAGCGTACAGTGTCAAAACTTgcagccattttggatgacatgaacatagtccatgtgcgtggaactccagccagtgggaaaacacGTCTCTCTGAACTTTTGAGAGATTACTATcgcaaagagggaagaaaggctTTCTTAATCAAGAAATGGGAAGAACTTGATTCTGAAGATCCTTGGGGCAGTCTTATTGAGCTtgtcaaaaaaaagaataaggAACTAGAAGGTGTCTCCACCACTAGTTTCACTGTGACTTCATCACAATCCAAACAtgatctctcttgggttttgacatcaaacactgttattattgtggatgaggcacagacAACCTACAGTGATGATacgctctggaacacaatcttCAAAGAGAGACTAACCCCTAATGTTTACAAATTTAaactatgtcttttctgctcttacggCAGTCCGGcaacaggcccagatcaaacattcttcactccagtcagGCTTTCCAACCGACAATGCATCTCATTTACGCCACAAGGCCAGCAAAactcaccacctattggtttattttatgacaaagaagagttcaaggatgttgtTTCACGGTTGCTTACATTTCAATATGAAGAGAGGttcaattttgatgaaggtgccctggagtatatatttgcactatcaaatggccatccaggagcggtGACATCAATAGTTGATGTACTTTACGAG GCCTATCGTCAAGACATTAAGCATGAACATATTaggaccttgacagaagatcatatcatctggttcctggaggacgCTGCCACAGTCTTTGACAAACTAAGCACCCGGCCAGTTAATCGCTCCTTTCCAGATATATCAAGAGCTACAAATGGAATCTCCAACACATTGTGCAAAATCacagaagaaggaagtattccatttgatatcaatgatgcaagcatcaagttctgttatcagaaaggttggattcacagggtagctctggatggtgatgatattgcagttctgccatcacgcttacatgaaaa atacattgaatattcaattggcacaatgtcaataaccctgcctgccagatttgactcactaccaaaattatgcaaagagATTCTCTGTGAATTCTCCATCAGGATCCTGAGGCgttcagctgagggcaaaaaaattTCAAgtgcatcacaacccagacctgtggaagcTCAGTACCAGGATGAATTCTACGGGGGATTCACCCATGTAGCAGGGCGAGGTGTGCCgatatccagtgaatggtcaaggaccaaggacggtcgagtggatttctatatcccagaaaagaaatgggcgattGAATTATTGAGAAATCATGATAaagttgatgaacatatctctcgattcaaggagggtggcaaatatcatccctggctgaaggagaatatggtcaaggattggatcataatcgactgtgcgacttctttaccaaccaaag AGTTCTCTGAGCCTAGGTTATGGCATGCtgtattcatcaatgattattctgaattgcagctGTATAACTATCAGAAAGTTCTtatgatgtctgtgcatctaagGAATTGA